Proteins found in one Oryza glaberrima chromosome 4, OglaRS2, whole genome shotgun sequence genomic segment:
- the LOC127770315 gene encoding pentatricopeptide repeat-containing protein At4g02750-like, translating to MVGAIQNLLRPLRCRRRHGDPVLLRRVCSLGPPPPQRHAAGDVFQSNTAINEHFRAGRVAAARRVFDEMSERNVFTWNCMVSGLIRNRMLAEARKVFDAMPVRNSVSWAALLTGYARCGRVAEARELFDQMPDRNVVSWNAMVSGYARNGMIERARELFDMMPSRDDVSWLTMISGYIKRKHVCEARELFDSMPSPPTSVCNALLSGYVELGYMRAADVLFGQMQTRNPVSWNVMITGYARAGSMGIAQRLFDEMPEKDVLSRTAIMRGYLQNGSVDAAWKVFKDMPYRDTVAWNTMMDGFVRNDRLDDALKLFSEMPDRDQISWNAILQGYVQQGDMDSANAWFRRAPNKDAISWNTLISGYKDEGALSLLSEMIRGGLKPDQATLSVVISICASLVSLGCGKMVHLWAIKTGFEHDALVMSSLISMYSKCGLISEASQVFEQILQRDTVTWNAMIATYAYHGLADEALKVFDMMTKAGFKPDHATFLSILSACAHKGYLYEGCYHFRSMQEDWNLVPRSDHYSCMVDLLGRSGFIHQAYDFTRRIPSDHRTNAWETLFSACNAHGEIQLGELIARNVLQARPSDGGMYTLLSNIYAAKEMWSSAASVRGFMKERGLKKETGCSWIELKGEVVTFSSNDSNHPLIEQICQEVDSISVMIEEAT from the coding sequence ATGGTGGGAGCCATCCAGAACCTTCTGCGGCCGCTCCGCTGCCGACGACGCCATGGAGATCCCGTTCTTCTCCGCCGCGTCTGCAGCCTCGGGCCACCCCCGCCGCAGCGACATGCTGCCGGCGACGTCTTCCAGTCGAATACCGCCATCAACGAGCACTTCCGCGCGGGCAGGgttgccgccgcgcgccgggtgttcgacgaaatgtcgGAACGGAACGTGTTCACCTGGAACTGCATGGTCTCTGGGCTCATCAGGAACCGGATGCTCGCGGAAGCccgcaaggtgttcgacgcAATGCCCGTGAGGAACTCTGTCTCGTGGGCCGCGCTCTTGACCGGCTACGCCCGCTGCGGTAGGGTCGCCGAGGCCAGGGAGCTCTTCGACCAGATGCCTGACAGGAACGTTGTTTCCTGGAACGCGATGGTGTCGGGGTATGCGCGCAACGGGATGATCGAGAGGGCGCGCGAGTTATTTGACATGATGCCGTCAAGGGACGATGTGTCGTGGCTGACGATGATCTCTGGTTATATCAAGAGGAAGCATGTCTGCGAAGCGAGGGAGCTCTTTGACAGCATGCCTTCACCTCCGACTTCTGTGTGCAATGCATTGCTGTCAGGCTATGTTGAACTTGGTTACATGAGGGCTGCGGACGTGCTGTTTGGCCAGATGCAGACACGGAACCCTGTTTCTTGGAACGTTATGATCACAGGCTATGCGCGAGCTGGCAGTATGGGGATCGCGCAGCGTCTGTTTGATGAGATGCCTGAGAAGGACGTTTTATCTAGGACTGCTATTATGCGTGGGTATTTGCAGAACGGATCTGTCGATGCTGCATGGAAGGTGTTCAAAGACATGCCGTATCGTGATACTGTTGCATGGAACACGATGATGGATGGTTTTGTGCGGAATGATAGGTTGGATGATGCTTTGAAGTTGTTCTCTGAGATGCCAGACAGGGATCAGATATCGTGGAATGCGATCTTGCAAGGATATGTTCAACAAGGGGACATGGATAGTGCGAATGCCTGGTTTAGAAGAGCGCCAAACAAGGATGCGATCTCATGGAACACGTTGATCTCTGGGTACAAAGATGAAGGAGCACTATCTTTGCTGTCAGAAATGATCCGCGGAGGACTCAAACCTGACCAAGCCACCTTGAGCGTTGTTATTTCCATATGTGCATCTCTCGTTTCCCTCGGATGTGGAAAAATGGTACACCTCTGGGCAATCAAAACTGGCTTTGAGCATGATGCTTTGGTGATGAGCTCATTGATATCAATGTACTCAAAATGTGGGCTAATCAGTGAAGCTTCCCAAGTTTTCGAGCAGATTTTGCAGCGGGACACAGTGACATGGAATGCCATGATCGCAACATATGCTTATCATGGTCTGGCTGATGAAGCTTTGAAAGTTTTCGACATGATGACAAAAGCTGGATTTAAACCAGATCATGCGACCTTCCTAAGCATATTGTCTGCTTGCGCACATAAGGGGTACCTATACGAAGGCTGCTACCATTTTCGCAGCATGCAAGAAGACTGGAACTTGGTCCCAAGATCTGATCACTACTCCTGCATGGTTGACCTCTTGGGAAGATCAGGCTTTATACACCAGGCTTATGATTTTACCAGGAGAATCCCATCTGACCATCGAACGAACGCGTGGGAGACACTGTTTAGCGCGTGCAACGCCCATGGGGAAATCCAGCTTGGAGAGCTCATAGCCAGAAATGTCCTGCAGGCTAGACCCTCTGACGGTGGAATGTACACTCTCCTGTCGAACATATATGCCGCGAAAGAGATGTGGAGCAGCGCTGCCAGCGTCAGAGGGTTCATGAAGGAACGAGGGCTGAAGAAGGAGACCGGGTGTAGCTGGATCGAGCTGAAGGGGGAGGTCGTCACATTCTCTTCAAACGACAGCAATCACCCTCTGATCGAGCAGATATGTCAGGAGGTTGATAGCATCTCCGTCATGATAGAGGAGGCAACCTGA
- the LOC127770842 gene encoding BTB/POZ and MATH domain-containing protein 2-like — translation MSTTINNRKPVRSASAIIAGTESGQHLLKIDGYSHTKDKLPNGSDIKSRSFRVGGHYWLICYYPNGSHLENTDSISIYLKLKHDITEGIKAHFTFTILDRAGRPAHTGDRLKYVFRDHGFGHRSFIRRDTLERSSKYLWEDCLTIMCDLTVFKELETQDIDVTAATPPPPPSPLPLPTVVVPPSDLCQHVGALLATGEGADVRFEVDGKIFAAHRWVLAARSPVFRAELFGPEKKARAIDVVRINDMEAYDFVVLLCYMYTDCLPKWEGEVVAMLPDLIAAANRYKMERLRLICEHKLCEYVNERTVIAMLAFAEEHHCNGLKEKCLRLLDDPVKLRGIVKTEGLEHMSKNYPYIMKDVTAKLAAAPA, via the coding sequence TTATAGCTGGCACCGAGAGCGGGCAACACCTTCTCAAGATTGATGGCTACTCCCACACCAAGGACAAGCTTCCTAACGGCAGCGACATCAAGTCTCGATCTTTCCGAGTCGGAGGCCACTACTGGCTCATCTGCTACTACCCCAACGGCTCACACTTGGAAAACACAGACTCCATATCCATATACCTCAAGCTCAAGCACGATATCACCGAAGGAATAAAAGCTCACTTCACATTTACCATACTCGATCGTGCAGGGAGGCCGGCTCATACGGGGGATAGGTTGAAGTACGTCTTCCGTGACCACGGCTTCGGGCACCGGTCCTTCATCAGGAGGGATACATTGGAGAGATCATCGAAGTATCTCTGGGAGGATTGCCTCACGATCATGTGTGATCTCACTGTCTTTAAGGAGTTGGAGACACAGGACATCGACGTCACCGCCGcgaccccaccaccaccaccatcgccgctgCCACTACCTACGGTAGTGGTTCCACCGTCTGATTTATGCCAGCATGTCGGAGCCCTCCTCGCCACCGGAGAGGGCGCCGACGTGAGGTTCGAGGTTGACGGCAAGATATTCGCGGCGCACAGGTGGGTGCTTGCGGCCCGATCTCCGGTGTTCCGTGCGGAGCTCTTTGGCCCAGAGAAGAAGGCAAGAGCCATCGACGTTGTACGGATCAACGACATGGAGGCATATGATTTTGTGGTTCTGCTTTGCTACATGTACACCGACTGCCTACCGAAGTGGGAAGGAGAGGTGGTAGCGATGCTACCGGATCTGATCGCGGCAGCAAACAGGTATAAGATGGAGAGGTTAAGGCTGATTTGTGAACACAAGCTATGTGAGTATGTGAATGAGAGGACTGTGATAGCCATGCTAGCATTCGCAGAGGAGCACCACTGCAATGGCCTTAAGGAGAAGTGCTTGCGTCTTCTCGACGATCCGGTAAAATTGAGAGGGATCGTGAAGACAGAGGGACTCGAGCATATGAGCAAAAATTACCCCTATATTATGAAGGATGTAACTGCCAAGCTTGCTGCGGCACCAGCGTAG
- the LOC127770316 gene encoding protein disulfide isomerase-like 5-2: MAATTTRPLLLLLLLLLLSFHAASAAAEEFPRDGRVIELDESSFEAALGAIDYLFVDFYAPWCGHCKRLAPELDEAAPVLAGLSEPIIVAKVNADKYRKLGSKYGVDGFPTLMLFIHGVPIEYTGSRKADSLVRNLNKFVAPDVSILESDSAIKSFVENAGTSFPMFIGFGVNELLIAGYGGKYKKRAWFAVAKDFSEDFMVTYDFDKVPALVSLHPKYKEQSVFYGPFEGSFLEDFIRQSLLPLTVPINTETLKMLDDDDRKVVLAIMEDDSDETSSQLVKVLRSAANANRDLVFGYVGIKQWDEFVETFDISKSSQLPKLIVWDRNEEYEVVEGSEKLEEGDQASQISQFLEGYRAGRTTKKKVSGPSFMGFLNSLVSLNSLYILIFVFALLGVMIYFTGQDDTPQVRRAHEE, encoded by the exons atggcggcgacgacgacgagacccctcctcctcctcctcctcctgctgctgctctccttccacgccgcctccgccgccgccgaggagttCCCGCGCGACGGGCGGGTGATAGAGCTGGACGAGAGCAGCTTCGAGGCGGCGCTGGGCGCCATCGACTACCTCTTCGTCGACTTCTACGCGCCATGGTGCGGCCACTGCAAGCGCCTCGCCCCCGAG TTAGATGAAGCTGCACCGGTGTTGGCAGGACTGAGTGAGCCCATCATAGTTGCCAAAGTAAATGCTGATAAGTACAGGAAGCTTGGATCGAAATATGGAGTGGA CGGGTTCCCTACTCTGATGCTTTTTATCCATGGGGTCCCCATCGAATACACTGGTTCAAGAAAAGCTGACTCGCTTGTCCGCAATCTTAATAAGTTTGTTGCACCTGATGTTTCTATTCTTGAGTCGGACTCTGCGATCAAGAGCTTTGTTGAGAATGCTGGCACGAGCTTTCCAATGTTTATTGGGTTTGGGGTGAATGAGTTGTTGATTGCTGGTTATGGAGGGAAATACAAGAAAAGAGCATGGTTTGCTGTTGCAAAAGATTTTTCTGAGGACTTCATGGTCACTTATGATTTTGATAAGGTTCCTGCATTGGTTTCACTTCATCCAAAGTACAAAGAACAAAGTGTATTTTATGGCCCATTTGAAG GAAGTTTCTTGGAAGATTTTATACGGCAATCCCTGCTTCCTTTGACTGTCCCCATCAACACAGAGACACTCAAAATGTTGGATGATGATGACAGAAAAGTTGTTCTTGCAATTATGGAGGATGATTCAGATGAAACTTCTTCACAGTTGGTAAAAGTTTTGAGGTCTGCTGCCAATGCGAACCGTGACTTGGTGTTTGGGTATGTCGGAATCAAACAATGGGATGAGTTTGTCGAGACTTTTGATATTTCCAAGAGCTCACAGCTGCCAAAGCTAATCGTCTGGGATAGAAATGAGGAGTATGAAGTG GTGGAAGGCTCAGAGAAGTTAGAGGAAGGTGATCAAGCTTCTCAAATAAGCCAATTCCTTGAGGGATATAGAGCAGGAAGAACAACAAAGAAGAAAGTCAGCGGTCCATCTTTCATGGGTTTCCTGAACTCTCTTGTCAGCCTGAACTCGCTATACATTCTTATATTTGTCTTCGCTCTTCTTGGTGTCATGATATACTTTACTGGGCAAGATGATACTCCTCAGGTAAGACGAGCTCATGAAGAGTGA
- the LOC127770317 gene encoding uncharacterized protein LOC127770317 → MATATALNRGLRSGIRLLATGAEASKTASRGFHATGMKRMGGHGHDEPYYLHAKHMYNLHRMKHQKPKVYLSVLGAVGIGIGVPIYAVVFQQKKTASG, encoded by the exons atggcaacggcgacggcgctcaACCGCGGCCTCCGCTCCGGGAtccgcctcctcgccaccggcgccgaGGCCTCCAAGACAG CTTCTCGTGGATTCCATGCCACTGGTATGAAGAGGATGGGAGGGCATGGCCATGATGAGCCCTACTACCTCCATGCCAAGCACATGTACAACTTGCACAGGATGAAGCACCAGAAGCCGAAGGTGTATCTTTCCGTGCTGGGAGCAGTTGGCATTGGCATCGGAGTCCCAATTTATGCGGTTGTTTTCCAGCAGAAGAAGACCGCCTCCGGATAA